A single window of Microcoleus sp. FACHB-68 DNA harbors:
- a CDS encoding FkbM family methyltransferase yields MSLFVSSLKKSGHLDQIHMALCHVGSRKLINQDDFASQGWDLFAPRLSIYGFDADADACDQANAELEARQINWNEKHIPLALWKSVGESTLYVTHDPMCSSLYPPNEPYLARFSEVAEFMNLNFTVEIETTTLDDFCKAQKIEEIDFLQTDVQGADLQVLQGASEILSRSILGVKVEVLFSPLYVDSPLFADIDTYLREQGFSLFTLTAASRYRARSPIISTVRNGQILWGDAIYFRDLIQENISPNFKTPEHILKLACIAELMGFPDYTMEILEYLTLNYGTDPQYNFANNIIEGISQFPELVKQGFNSFPIIQRIRDYASGDAADLLENR; encoded by the coding sequence ATGTCGCTTTTTGTTTCGAGTTTAAAGAAAAGTGGGCATTTAGATCAAATTCACATGGCGCTATGTCATGTAGGCTCTCGTAAGCTAATAAACCAAGATGACTTTGCTAGTCAAGGCTGGGATCTATTTGCCCCTCGACTGAGTATCTATGGTTTTGACGCAGATGCAGATGCTTGTGATCAAGCCAATGCTGAACTTGAGGCTCGACAAATCAATTGGAATGAAAAACACATTCCTCTGGCACTTTGGAAGTCAGTTGGAGAATCTACGTTATATGTAACGCACGATCCTATGTGCAGCTCGCTTTATCCACCTAATGAACCCTATTTAGCAAGGTTCTCAGAAGTTGCAGAATTCATGAACCTCAATTTTACGGTAGAAATTGAAACAACAACTTTAGATGATTTCTGCAAAGCTCAAAAAATTGAGGAAATTGATTTTCTTCAAACGGACGTTCAAGGGGCAGATCTTCAGGTTTTACAAGGAGCTTCTGAAATTTTATCTCGCAGTATTCTAGGAGTTAAAGTTGAAGTTCTATTTTCTCCGTTGTACGTAGATAGTCCTCTATTTGCTGATATCGATACTTATCTGAGAGAGCAAGGTTTTTCTCTATTTACTTTGACAGCGGCCTCTCGCTATCGTGCTCGCTCACCCATTATATCAACAGTTAGAAACGGTCAAATACTTTGGGGAGATGCTATTTACTTTCGCGATCTCATTCAAGAAAATATAAGCCCAAATTTTAAAACACCAGAACACATCTTAAAATTAGCTTGCATTGCTGAACTGATGGGTTTTCCCGACTATACAATGGAGATTTTGGAATACCTGACTCTAAATTATGGAACCGATCCTCAATACAATTTTGCTAATAATATCATTGAAGGCATATCACAATTTCCAGAACTGGTAAAACAGGGATTCAATTCATTCCCGATTATTCAAAGAATTCGGGATTACGCTAGCGGCGACGCTGCTGATTTATTAGAAAATCGTTAA